The window TAGGGAAGCCCGCGGTCCGTGAAGGAGTGGTGGTGGTAGTCGAAGACCACCGGGACGCCCACCTCGTCGCCGACTTCTTCGACCAGTTCCGGCACGCTCCAGAGGCTCTCCTCGTCGTCGTTCTCGACGGTCAAGCGGGCGCGGGCACCGGGCGAGAGTCGTTTCACCGCCCCTCGGAACCGTTCTGCAGTCGCCGTCTTGTCGCCGTAGGTCGCGCCGATGTGGACGTTGATGCCGTAGTACGGCGACCGGTCCAGTTCCATGAGATCGAGCCAGTCGGCGTGGTACTCCACCGCGTCGACCGCGCGCCGGACCGTCTCGTCGTCGGTGCTGGCGAGTTTACACCAGTAGTCGGGGTGGAAGGTGAACCGCATGTCGTGTCTCTCGATCAGTCGACCGCACCGCTGAGCGAGCAGTTCGATGTCGTCGTAGTCGGGCAGGTCCGCGAGGTCGAACTGGGAGTTCCACGGGACGAGCGTCGAGGTACACCGGTAGAAGCGGATGTCCTCGTCGAGGTTCCACCGGAGAATCTGGTAGAGGTCGGTGAGGTTCTGGACCGCCAACTCCGAGGCGTACGGCAGGCCGCGCTCCTCGAAGGTCGCCTTGCGCATGTCGCGGTTACACCGGAGCGGGATGTCGCGGTCCCGCAGGGTGCGGTTCATGCAGGGATAGCCGAGCATCGTCGTCTCGTCTGTCTCCCGGGACCGGACGGACATGAACCACGCGGACGCCGACGTGACGAACGCAGACTACCAAGCCCAAGGTGACGAACGCCGACTACCAAGCCCGACGTGTCGGCCCCGACGAACGTTTGGATCGGACGGCTCCGAGTAATACTCCGACGCAACTGCATTTTCAATTGACAATCTTACCAAAAGAAATAATATATTTCGTCGCCACAGTGAACCGTGGTACGAACCATTCGAAGACGAGACGCGATCAGAGGCCTCGGAGTCGCCACGATCACCGCACTCGCCGGCTGTACCGGCGGTGACGGCGACGGTGACGGTGGAGACGGGGACTCCGGTGGGAGCTCCGGCGACGAGAGCGACTCCGGCGGTGGTTCGACGGACGACGGCGGGTCTGGCGGAGACACCGCGACGAGTACGGACGACGACTCCGACTCCGGGTCGATGGGCACCTCGAACAGCTTCGAGTACACCTTCGGGAGCAACGACGACGTGAGTGGCAGTTCACTGACGGCGCTCCGGGCGAACTACCCCGACGGGTCCGGTGCCGTGAGCGACGCCGAGATCGCCTCGGTCATGCTCGGCGGCGAGGACGTGGCTGACGACCTCAACGCGACGAGCACGTCGAACAACGGGACGAGTCTGTCGGCGGACTTCGGCGGCGCGTACGACATCACCGCAGAGGAGACGCTGACGATGGAACTGTCCGGTGTCTCGACGCCCGACGGCACCTACACCGTCGAGGTCGTCGTCAACCCGCAGTCCGGCGCGACCACCTTCGAGACCTCGTTCTGAGTCCGAACGGTCGAACCACACCTTTTTATCGACCGCCGGCCGTCGACCCGCCGTCCGCGAACCGGAGGAGAGACCGGCCGAGACTCCCGAGCAGATACAGCCCCGCGCCGACGAAGATCGGGATCGTGACGAACGTGGCGATACTGCCGGTGCCGTCTGCTGGCGTCGCCTCGAACAGTTGTGCGGAGATGGCACCCAGTTGGAGGAGGACGACGGCGATCAGTCGGCGACACGTCCGGCGGAGGGCTGGACTCGACATACGGCCGGGTGCTCGCGCCCGACGCCTGTCGGTTTCGGTTCGGTCCCGCCCGCCGATCACACCGGGTCACGAGCCTCCCTCGACGGCTACACGACCACAAGCTTCTTCGAGAATCCGGGACACCGACGATCCGTGCCCCTCCACACGCCAGATCGGCCGACGAGACGACAGTTTCTCGCCGCGAGCGCCGCCACCGGCCTGACGGCCACCGCCGGGTGTCTCGGTGACGGTGTCGCCGACCCGGACGCGAGTTCCTCGGTGTCGATGGGTGTCACGGTGCCACCGGACCGGGAGCCCTCGGCGGTGAAGTGGTATCTCTCGCCGGCCGAACTCGCCGTCTTTGTCGAGCGCCAGCGAGAGTGGTTCGGCGAGGCCGCACCGTGGGACGTCGACGAACCGGTCCGCAACGACGGCGAGTTCGTCGGTGCGTGGGCACTGACGCCGACAGTCGGCGGTGACGACGACCCGCTCGGTCTACTGACGATACTCTGCCTGACTCGCCGGATCGAGCGTGGCGACGACGACCGCCTGCGACATCTCTGCTGGGCCGGCGGGCGTCGCCTGCGCTCGACCCGGCCGGTCGTCGGCGACCTCGGTCCCGAGTTGGCACTCGCGGACCTCGCGGTCGGCCTGACGACCCGCGACGGCCCGCTGGATCTGCTGGCAGTCGCACCCGCCGACGTCGGCGAGGCGACCGACGACGGGACGCTGTTCGTCGCCACACAGAGCAGACCGGGCCTCGAACAGCCGACGCCGCCGGGAGAGGTGGCCGTCGAACGAGACGACGGCGGGCGCTACCTGCTCCGGTGGCGGGGGAACCGAACCGCACCGACCGCCCTGACCGCGATCTGTGAGACGAGCGTCCCCGGCGGGAACGCGAGACTCGACTTCGCGGTCGACGCCGGCCTCGGACTGGCCGGTCGCGGCCCGCTGTGAGACGGTCGGTGTCCCTCGCTCGTCACCGGGTCCGCCGGACGTGATCGCTCGTCTCGACCGAGATGTCGAGTGCGTCGGTCGACCTGATCCACGGGATGTACTCCGCGAGACGGTCGGCCTCGCGCAGTGCCTCGACGCTGTCGTACTCCTCGCGGAGTTCCTCGTTGGTGAACGTCGCGTGAATCTGGTCGTGACACGGGCGACAGAGCATGACGGTCGGGCTCTCTCTCCGGCGTTCCGGCCGCAGGTGGTGTTCCTGCACGACCTGCGGGTCGTCGAGTCGCTCGTCGGGGACGACCCGCCGGCAGAGCGCACACGTCGTCGGCATCGGTGAGGGGTAAGAACGGGAGCGTTACGAGTCGTTCGGTACTGCGGGAGTCGCGGTGGGTCCGCAGGAGGCCGCTTCGAGGAGCAGGTGACGGACCGACCGCGCTCCGGACCGGCGCACTCAGCGGCGCGTGACGTTCGCCCAGACGAGTCGGTGGTCGGAGGCGGCGGCCACGTCGGCACCCAGGCCCCGCTTCTCGGCGTTCCGACTCGGCCAGACGACCGACGACCGGCGCGTCGAGAGACTCGGCGACGGGAGCACCCAGTCGACCTGCGAGCCACCGCCGAACGTCGCCGTGGCGTACGGGTTCCCGCGCTGGGCACCGCCGGGACTCGTCGGGAGACTGCTGGTGTCGAAGTCGGGGTTCTCGAGGAAGTACGTCGTCGCCGGGTCGAGCGGTCGGTCGCTGCCCGGGCCGGCGTTCATGTCCCCCAGCAGGACGTAGTCCGCGTCGGCTCCGAGCCCACCGGACTGGCCGCTGTCGTCGTAGATGTAGTCCTCGCCGGCGACGTAGTCGGCGAAGAAGCGGACCTCGTCGTGGTTCCACCGGCCGTTGAAGTTGTTTGCCCCGTCGAACGCCGACGGCGTCGGGTGGGCGAACAGGCCGTGGACGACGCCGTCGTCGACCTCGAACGGCACGTCGACGTGCGTCTTCGAGGAGAGCCGGTACACCTCGGTCTCCGCCTCCGTCAGGTAGATGGCGTCGGTGTCGGTGCCCGGGTCGCTCTCCAGGGGGATCAGGTTCCCCGGCATGTCCGCCCACCTGAACTCTTGGAACGTGCGGACCGCCGACTCGTCGAACGGCACGCGACTCGCGACCACGAACGCGTAGTGGCCGGGGTAGAAACCGAAGCCAAACGCGTCGCCGGGTCGCTCGCCCGCCGACCCGTCCTTGTTGAAGTCGTAGTCGGCCTCGGGCAGGACGCCGGTGTTGCTGTCCGGTTGCAGGGTGTACGGGTAGTCGATGCCCTCCAGATCGTCGCGCTGTGGGACCGTGAGGTAGTTCTCGACGAACGCCTCGACGTTCGGCGTGTCGGTCGCGACGCCCTCCTGCAGGTTGTTCGTGAGTTCGTTGACGACGAGGACGTCCGGGCGGACCTCCTGGATCACGCGGGCGGCGGCGGCCGCCTGCGGGTCGCCCGGTGACTGGACCTGTTCCGTCTCCAGTTCGACGACGTTGAACGCCGCGAAGCGGGTCGTGGTCGGCTTCCCGCGTCCACTGGCCAGTCCCGCGAGAGTCGGTCCCGTCGCCGCGACGCCCAGCGTCTGCAGGAGACGCCGACGTGAAGTGTGCCGTGTCACGGTTCGGTACCACGTCACACAGTGTAAAATGAGTTGGCTTCGGGGAAGTTCTCAATCGACGTGACTCAGTCCGGTGGCTCGCCGTTTCCGGCGGGGACGACGGTCACGGGCACCCGTGCCATGTCGGCGACGGCGAAGGCGGTGTTCCCCTTCGTCAGCGTCTCTACCAGTTCCTTCGACTCGTGGCCGACGACGATGTGCGAGGTGCCGTCCTCGGCGGCGAGGTCGGCGAGGGCCGCGCCGATCTGCTGACGTGGCCGGCCGGCCGCGTAGTCCAACCGCTGGATGGTGATGGTCGAGACGACCGGTGCGGTGGCGAGTCGTTCCTCCAGTGACGCCCTGAACCGGGCCACGTCGGCGTCGGAGACCGAGTCGTCGACGAGGTGGACCACGTGGAGTTCCTCGTTCAACTCGTGTCCGAGGTCGACGGCGACCGTCACTACCCGCTCCCGGAGCGAGTCGTTCGCGGCGGCGACGAGAATGGTCATAGGCTTCGTACGTGACGTGTTACCAAATTAGTTTGTGGCCCACGTCAGACGCGTGTCGGCGGACGGGAGGTCGAGCGAGTCGCCTCGGACTCGCCCGGGCAGGTCGGCCAGTCGACGCGCCGTGGAGGGGGTCGCACTCACTCGTCCAGCGCCCGGTGTGGCGCGACGTGGGGGCCACCGTCGCGTTCGGTGTCGACGCTGGCGTCGA of the Salinirubrum litoreum genome contains:
- a CDS encoding universal stress protein, with the translated sequence MTILVAAANDSLRERVVTVAVDLGHELNEELHVVHLVDDSVSDADVARFRASLEERLATAPVVSTITIQRLDYAAGRPRQQIGAALADLAAEDGTSHIVVGHESKELVETLTKGNTAFAVADMARVPVTVVPAGNGEPPD
- the uvsE gene encoding UV DNA damage repair endonuclease UvsE; translation: MSVRSRETDETTMLGYPCMNRTLRDRDIPLRCNRDMRKATFEERGLPYASELAVQNLTDLYQILRWNLDEDIRFYRCTSTLVPWNSQFDLADLPDYDDIELLAQRCGRLIERHDMRFTFHPDYWCKLASTDDETVRRAVDAVEYHADWLDLMELDRSPYYGINVHIGATYGDKTATAERFRGAVKRLSPGARARLTVENDDEESLWSVPELVEEVGDEVGVPVVFDYHHHSFTDRGLPYREAFAQAASTWGDVRPATHYSEPARLHDDPDAKPQSHSEYVADLPEWLREQSDVMIEAGAKERAVLEMQTADEH
- a CDS encoding twin-arginine translocation signal domain-containing protein; its protein translation is MPLHTPDRPTRRQFLAASAATGLTATAGCLGDGVADPDASSSVSMGVTVPPDREPSAVKWYLSPAELAVFVERQREWFGEAAPWDVDEPVRNDGEFVGAWALTPTVGGDDDPLGLLTILCLTRRIERGDDDRLRHLCWAGGRRLRSTRPVVGDLGPELALADLAVGLTTRDGPLDLLAVAPADVGEATDDGTLFVATQSRPGLEQPTPPGEVAVERDDGGRYLLRWRGNRTAPTALTAICETSVPGGNARLDFAVDAGLGLAGRGPL
- a CDS encoding endonuclease/exonuclease/phosphatase family protein, translating into MTRHTSRRRLLQTLGVAATGPTLAGLASGRGKPTTTRFAAFNVVELETEQVQSPGDPQAAAAARVIQEVRPDVLVVNELTNNLQEGVATDTPNVEAFVENYLTVPQRDDLEGIDYPYTLQPDSNTGVLPEADYDFNKDGSAGERPGDAFGFGFYPGHYAFVVASRVPFDESAVRTFQEFRWADMPGNLIPLESDPGTDTDAIYLTEAETEVYRLSSKTHVDVPFEVDDGVVHGLFAHPTPSAFDGANNFNGRWNHDEVRFFADYVAGEDYIYDDSGQSGGLGADADYVLLGDMNAGPGSDRPLDPATTYFLENPDFDTSSLPTSPGGAQRGNPYATATFGGGSQVDWVLPSPSLSTRRSSVVWPSRNAEKRGLGADVAAASDHRLVWANVTRR